From one Enterococcus sp. DIV2402 genomic stretch:
- the metE gene encoding 5-methyltetrahydropteroyltriglutamate--homocysteine S-methyltransferase: MTTTIIGFPRLGEFRELKFETEKYFRNEISAEDLKAFAKDLRKKHWNVIKEAGIDQIPSNDFSFYDNTLDTSVLFNIIPKKVKDLDFDELEEYFALARGYQGDKGDVHALPMKKWFNTNYHYLVPQFEKTTKIQLNTTKIVDEFIEAKELGIITRPVILGPFTLLQLGQYHDGTTSADFSANLLAAYQEVFSKLAEAGAEWIQIDEPGLVLDLTADDIARFKEFYQTLLANKQGLNVLLQTYFGDIRDIYEEVIALDFDGVGLDFVEGKETLNLITKTPFPEDKILFAGVVNGKNIWTNNYTSTFDLLAKLPKNVVLTTSCSLLHVPYSVENEVFSDEIKQYFAFAKEKLAELVALDKTDQAAIEKNNRIFKQERITANKALQEKITQLTDADFVRLPAFAEREALQTDLLQLPTLPTTTIGSFPQTKEVKITRGKFKRGEINQEEYDAFIAKKIDDCITFQEKVGLDVLVHGEFERNDMVEFFGEALDGYLFSKNGWVQSYGTRGVKPPIIWGDIARSKAITVQWSKYAQSKTDQIVKGMLTGPVTILNWSFTREDISIKESTYQLALAIQEEVLDLEANGIRIIQIDEAALREKLPLRQTDWYSEYLDWAIPAFRLVHSKVQPETQIHTHMCYSEFEDIIKAIDDMDADVISFEASRSNLALLDALNRNNFQTQVGPGVYDIHSPRIPSIEEIKQTIGKILEKIPTNKVWVNPDCGLKTRGEKETYASLENLVLAAKEVREELVND, encoded by the coding sequence ATGACAACAACAATTATCGGATTTCCTCGTTTAGGCGAATTTAGAGAATTAAAATTTGAAACAGAAAAATATTTTAGAAATGAAATTTCCGCAGAAGATTTAAAAGCTTTTGCGAAAGATTTACGCAAGAAGCATTGGAATGTTATCAAAGAAGCTGGCATCGATCAAATTCCAAGCAATGATTTTTCTTTCTATGATAATACATTAGATACATCGGTTTTATTTAATATCATCCCTAAAAAAGTGAAAGACTTAGATTTTGATGAGCTAGAAGAATATTTTGCCTTAGCCCGTGGTTATCAAGGAGATAAAGGTGATGTTCATGCCTTGCCAATGAAAAAATGGTTCAACACAAATTATCATTATTTAGTGCCTCAATTTGAAAAAACAACCAAAATTCAATTAAATACAACTAAAATTGTCGATGAATTTATCGAAGCAAAAGAATTAGGAATTATTACTCGTCCAGTAATCTTAGGACCATTTACGTTATTGCAATTAGGTCAATACCACGATGGCACAACAAGTGCAGATTTTTCGGCAAATTTATTAGCAGCTTATCAAGAAGTATTTTCAAAATTAGCTGAAGCTGGAGCAGAATGGATTCAAATTGACGAACCTGGTTTAGTTTTAGATTTAACAGCTGATGATATTGCTCGTTTTAAAGAGTTTTATCAAACATTACTAGCAAATAAACAAGGATTAAACGTCTTATTACAAACTTACTTTGGTGATATTCGTGATATTTATGAAGAGGTCATTGCTTTAGACTTTGATGGCGTTGGTTTAGATTTTGTTGAAGGCAAAGAAACACTAAACCTAATCACGAAAACACCTTTCCCAGAAGATAAAATATTATTCGCTGGTGTGGTAAATGGTAAAAATATCTGGACGAACAACTATACAAGTACCTTTGATTTATTAGCTAAATTACCAAAAAATGTAGTCTTAACAACGTCATGTTCTTTGTTACATGTTCCATATTCTGTTGAAAATGAAGTTTTCTCAGACGAAATCAAGCAATATTTTGCTTTTGCGAAAGAAAAATTAGCAGAATTAGTGGCTTTAGACAAAACCGATCAAGCAGCAATCGAGAAAAATAATCGTATTTTCAAACAGGAACGAATTACTGCTAATAAGGCCTTACAAGAAAAAATTACGCAACTAACAGACGCTGATTTCGTTCGTTTACCTGCATTTGCAGAACGTGAAGCTTTACAAACTGATTTATTACAATTGCCAACATTACCAACAACAACCATTGGTTCCTTCCCACAAACAAAAGAAGTTAAAATTACGCGTGGGAAATTTAAACGTGGTGAAATCAATCAAGAAGAATACGATGCCTTTATTGCGAAGAAAATCGATGACTGTATTACTTTCCAAGAAAAAGTTGGCTTAGATGTTTTAGTTCATGGAGAATTTGAACGTAATGATATGGTTGAATTCTTTGGTGAAGCGTTAGATGGGTATCTTTTCTCTAAAAATGGTTGGGTACAATCTTATGGAACTCGTGGTGTAAAACCACCAATCATTTGGGGCGATATTGCTCGTTCAAAAGCAATTACCGTGCAATGGTCTAAATACGCACAAAGTAAAACGGATCAAATTGTTAAAGGAATGCTTACTGGTCCTGTAACGATTTTAAACTGGTCGTTCACACGTGAAGATATTTCTATTAAAGAAAGTACCTATCAATTAGCTCTTGCCATCCAAGAAGAAGTTTTAGATTTAGAAGCAAATGGCATCCGCATCATCCAAATTGATGAAGCTGCCTTACGTGAGAAATTGCCTTTACGTCAAACAGACTGGTACAGCGAATATTTAGACTGGGCTATTCCAGCATTCCGTTTAGTTCACAGCAAAGTGCAACCAGAAACACAAATTCATACACATATGTGTTATAGCGAGTTTGAAGATATCATTAAAGCGATTGATGATATGGACGCTGATGTTATTAGTTTTGAGGCTTCTCGTTCAAACTTAGCCTTATTAGATGCCTTAAATCGTAATAATTTCCAAACACAAGTTGGACCTGGTGTTTATGATATTCATTCACCGCGTATTCCATCAATCGAAGAAATTAAACAAACTATTGGTAAAATTTTAGAGAAAATCCCAACAAATAAAGTTTGGGTAAATCCTGACTGTGGATTGAAAACACGTGGTGAAAAAGAAACCTATGCTAGTTTAGAAAACTTAGTATTAGCTGCCAAAGAAGTACGAGAGGAGCTTGTGAATGACTGA